One window of the Anaeromyxobacter dehalogenans 2CP-C genome contains the following:
- a CDS encoding SNF2-related protein yields MAWKAGMKVVHRAQRAWGVGVVVQVADEGRRLAVRFAGREGITVVSGRDQALVEVPADTPIEQVASGPIEALASAQPATASAFALRTRVNRLEALRRADSLGALLSSRVHVLPHQVGAAGRILSDRMPRFVLADEVGLGKTVEAGLVFAGMRQLGLAERVLVVVPEHLAFQWLAELFHKFNALFALLTPERIEALGGPEAALARSPHAIVSFEALRADPELAEAAADLPLDLVVVDEAHHLADDALHDRVAPICRASFGVLLLTATPVRLDPREYFRLLSLVEPVPSTSLDDFLARLEQHEAYAQVARDLLAGGDLAAAAERLRALAPDDLVFSKAPPALDRGALLAHLAERYGLSSRLIRNRRVKVGAFTSRALRRVDVGEGEKPKALVDLCARLARAGDKVLVFGGDLEALRGLQGGLAEAGLEALLYDDAPSLEARDRLVARFRDPEGPMLLLSGESGGEGRNFQFAHHLVCADLPASPLVLEQRIGRLDRLGQTRPVEIHVPVEPGDEAFLADLYEQEIGIFDEPVGGLDAVLASLPDELAALARKRSDRTREAFRKDLAKRVAAARKAQHEGDPLLDIRSASLPELARLVRGAFERMGEEAPDGIDGGDGAGSALEQSLITLSRWLEEELEDVCADVGRRVGMDVDTDQNVQPFEVAFTLGSGMRIEALPGMQIPDEPETFVGSFWRETAVARDELHWYATGHKLVEALLGLVRDGDAGRSAAVKREWAPRRGGLYARFEPRLATAADVAPGARVASRQASRYLDLSPIAVVVDLEAGNRVLPGAAHRLEDEIDDVQDARVGAPPPAALEAARAAAEREARLVMERRREEAVGLLLAHADAEEERLIEAAFAGGAPRERIDGALAVLRHHRDVVAKSIERVKLDLDAAALIVP; encoded by the coding sequence ATGGCCTGGAAAGCAGGGATGAAGGTGGTCCACCGCGCCCAGCGGGCGTGGGGCGTCGGGGTGGTGGTGCAGGTGGCGGACGAGGGCCGCCGCCTGGCGGTCCGGTTCGCGGGCCGGGAGGGGATCACGGTCGTCTCGGGCCGCGATCAGGCCCTGGTCGAGGTCCCGGCGGACACGCCCATCGAGCAGGTGGCCTCCGGGCCGATCGAGGCGCTCGCCTCCGCCCAGCCCGCCACGGCCTCGGCGTTCGCGCTCCGCACCCGCGTCAACCGCCTGGAGGCGCTGCGCCGCGCGGACTCGCTGGGCGCGCTCCTCTCCTCCCGCGTCCACGTCCTGCCGCACCAGGTGGGCGCGGCGGGGCGCATCCTCTCCGACCGGATGCCGCGCTTCGTCCTGGCGGACGAGGTGGGCCTGGGCAAGACGGTCGAGGCGGGCCTGGTGTTCGCGGGGATGCGGCAGCTGGGGCTGGCCGAGCGCGTCCTGGTGGTGGTCCCGGAGCACCTCGCCTTCCAGTGGCTGGCCGAGCTCTTCCACAAGTTCAACGCGCTGTTCGCGCTCCTCACCCCGGAGCGGATCGAGGCGCTGGGGGGCCCGGAGGCGGCGCTCGCCCGCTCGCCGCACGCCATCGTCTCCTTCGAGGCGCTCCGCGCCGACCCGGAGCTGGCGGAGGCCGCCGCCGACCTGCCGCTCGACCTCGTGGTCGTGGACGAGGCGCACCACCTGGCCGACGACGCGCTGCACGATCGGGTTGCGCCGATCTGCCGCGCCTCCTTCGGCGTGCTGCTCCTCACCGCGACCCCGGTCCGCCTGGATCCGCGCGAGTACTTTCGCCTGCTCTCGCTGGTCGAGCCGGTCCCCTCCACCTCGCTCGACGACTTCCTCGCGCGCCTGGAGCAGCACGAGGCCTACGCGCAGGTGGCCCGCGACCTGCTCGCCGGCGGCGACCTCGCCGCGGCGGCGGAGCGGCTCCGCGCGCTGGCCCCGGACGACCTGGTGTTCTCGAAGGCGCCGCCGGCGCTCGACCGCGGTGCGCTGCTCGCGCACCTCGCCGAGCGGTACGGGCTCTCCTCCCGGCTCATCCGCAACCGCCGCGTGAAGGTGGGCGCGTTCACCTCGCGCGCGCTCCGCCGCGTGGACGTGGGGGAGGGCGAGAAGCCGAAGGCGCTGGTGGACCTCTGCGCGAGGCTGGCGCGGGCGGGCGACAAGGTGCTCGTGTTCGGCGGCGACCTCGAGGCGCTGCGCGGGCTCCAGGGCGGGCTCGCCGAGGCCGGGCTGGAGGCGCTCCTCTACGACGACGCGCCCTCGCTCGAGGCGCGCGACCGGCTGGTGGCCCGCTTCCGCGACCCGGAGGGCCCGATGCTGCTCCTCTCCGGCGAGTCGGGCGGCGAGGGGCGCAACTTCCAGTTCGCGCACCACCTGGTCTGCGCCGACCTGCCGGCTTCGCCGCTCGTCCTCGAGCAGCGCATCGGCCGGCTCGACCGCCTGGGCCAGACGCGCCCGGTGGAGATCCACGTGCCGGTGGAGCCGGGCGACGAGGCGTTCCTGGCCGACCTCTACGAGCAGGAGATCGGCATCTTCGACGAGCCGGTGGGCGGCCTCGACGCGGTGCTGGCCTCGCTGCCGGACGAGCTGGCGGCGCTCGCGCGCAAGCGCTCGGACCGCACCCGCGAGGCGTTCCGGAAGGACCTCGCCAAGCGCGTGGCCGCCGCTCGCAAGGCGCAGCACGAGGGCGACCCGCTCCTCGACATCCGCTCCGCCTCGCTGCCGGAGCTGGCGCGCCTGGTGCGCGGCGCGTTCGAGCGCATGGGCGAGGAGGCGCCGGACGGGATCGACGGCGGCGACGGCGCGGGGAGCGCGCTGGAGCAGTCGCTCATCACGCTCTCGCGCTGGCTGGAGGAGGAGCTGGAGGACGTCTGCGCCGACGTGGGGCGCCGGGTCGGCATGGACGTGGACACCGACCAGAACGTCCAGCCGTTCGAGGTCGCCTTCACGCTCGGCTCGGGCATGCGCATCGAGGCGCTGCCGGGGATGCAGATCCCCGACGAGCCGGAGACGTTCGTGGGGAGCTTCTGGCGCGAGACGGCGGTCGCCCGCGACGAGCTGCACTGGTACGCAACCGGCCACAAGCTGGTCGAGGCGCTGCTGGGGCTGGTGCGCGACGGCGACGCGGGGCGGAGCGCGGCGGTGAAGCGCGAGTGGGCGCCGCGCCGGGGCGGCCTGTACGCGCGCTTCGAGCCGCGCCTCGCCACCGCCGCCGACGTGGCGCCGGGCGCGCGGGTCGCCTCGCGGCAGGCCTCGCGCTACCTCGACCTCTCGCCCATCGCGGTGGTGGTGGACCTGGAGGCGGGGAACCGGGTGCTGCCCGGCGCGGCGCACCGGCTCGAGGACGAGATCGACGACGTGCAGGACGCGCGGGTCGGCGCGCCGCCGCCGGCCGCGCTGGAGGCGGCCCGCGCGGCGGCGGAGCGCGAGGCGCGGCTGGTGATGGAGCGTCGCCGCGAGGAGGCGGTGGGCCTGCTCCTCGCGCACGCCGACGCCGAGGAGGAGCGGCTCATCGAGGCCGCGTTCGCCGGCGGCGCGCCGCGCGAGCGGATCGACGGGGCGCTGGCGGTGCTGCGCCACCACCGCGACGTGGTGGCGAAGTCCATCGAGCGGGTGAAGCTCGACCTCGACGCGGCGGCGCTGATCGTTCCCTGA
- a CDS encoding GGDEF domain-containing response regulator, which produces MANGRILVVDDERFFQELFRDVLAGAGHAVRTSSSAEEALEVLAAERVDLLLTDMVMPGLDGLGLIREARRRDPELEVVAVTGREDVKLAVESMKAGCSDFLTKPLEPGELLRVAERVLARVRLRREHSQLLTENLEFVKAQALYRQGLQILATLDGERLVDLALSVLARTTDAQGAALWVADEKGQLALRGYRGLVDRAALPVRVDPRDPAFADALRGGAPFQAPEGWGGEAFLVPLVADDEPLGLALLSDRARGRFGRDEHAAALMVADFAAIAVKNARRFQAVERVGLRDRETGAYNLSYFVDYAGKEFYKARRYGRAFSLVVLSVDNVEQLRKEAGREPFRRLMRDLVAAVGRAVRDADILAKVSESEYYVLLPETDYFGALMFVRRATEEVRREASVRTMEERVPVLLSIGAGSFPKDGEDFDELLHWARDRVQDQRGSLLRRLHLGDLEPGAFWELTDVLLSGSARLPDSSASARLQPDPELFAAAQREAAREIARDPRARGLLYVGLRSALAASPVRAALPAGDPAARAGDPSARVYLLGPRGTDVEAAPHPLVTEVYVDGDQRFAGHEFLLFLSERSAYALLSGPDGRTFHTSDMPLVDALVSKLQTAYDLQPI; this is translated from the coding sequence ATGGCGAACGGGCGGATCCTGGTCGTGGACGACGAGCGCTTCTTCCAGGAGCTGTTCCGCGACGTGCTGGCCGGCGCCGGGCACGCGGTCCGCACCTCGTCCTCGGCGGAGGAGGCGCTGGAGGTGCTCGCCGCCGAGCGCGTGGACCTGCTGCTCACCGACATGGTGATGCCGGGCCTGGACGGCCTGGGGCTCATCCGCGAGGCGCGGCGGCGCGACCCGGAGCTCGAGGTGGTCGCGGTCACCGGCCGCGAGGACGTGAAGCTCGCGGTCGAGTCGATGAAGGCCGGCTGCTCGGACTTCCTCACGAAGCCGCTCGAGCCCGGCGAGCTGCTCCGGGTGGCGGAGCGGGTGCTGGCGCGCGTGCGGCTCCGCCGCGAGCACAGCCAGCTCCTCACCGAGAACCTCGAGTTCGTGAAGGCCCAGGCGCTCTACCGCCAGGGCCTGCAGATCCTCGCCACGCTGGACGGCGAGCGGCTGGTGGACCTGGCGCTCTCGGTGCTGGCGCGCACCACCGACGCGCAGGGCGCGGCGCTGTGGGTGGCCGACGAGAAGGGGCAGCTCGCGCTGCGCGGCTACCGGGGCCTGGTGGACCGGGCGGCGCTGCCGGTCCGGGTGGACCCGCGCGACCCCGCGTTCGCCGACGCGCTGCGCGGCGGCGCGCCGTTCCAGGCGCCGGAGGGCTGGGGCGGCGAGGCGTTCCTGGTGCCGCTCGTGGCCGACGACGAGCCGCTCGGCCTGGCGCTGCTCTCCGACCGCGCCCGCGGGCGCTTCGGCCGCGACGAGCACGCGGCCGCGCTCATGGTGGCCGACTTCGCCGCCATCGCGGTGAAGAACGCGCGCCGCTTCCAGGCGGTGGAGCGGGTGGGGCTGCGCGACCGCGAGACCGGCGCGTACAACCTCTCCTACTTCGTGGACTACGCCGGCAAGGAGTTCTACAAGGCGCGCCGCTACGGCCGGGCGTTCTCGCTGGTGGTGCTCTCGGTGGACAACGTCGAGCAGCTCCGCAAGGAGGCGGGGCGCGAGCCGTTCCGGCGGCTGATGCGCGACCTGGTGGCCGCGGTGGGGCGCGCGGTCCGCGACGCCGACATCCTCGCGAAGGTCTCGGAGAGCGAGTACTACGTGCTGCTCCCCGAGACCGACTACTTCGGCGCGCTCATGTTCGTGCGCCGCGCCACCGAGGAGGTCCGGCGCGAGGCGTCGGTCCGGACCATGGAGGAGCGCGTGCCGGTGCTCCTCTCGATCGGCGCCGGCAGCTTCCCGAAGGACGGGGAGGACTTCGACGAGCTGCTGCACTGGGCGCGCGACCGCGTGCAGGACCAGCGCGGCTCGCTCCTGCGCCGCCTCCACCTCGGCGACCTCGAGCCGGGCGCGTTCTGGGAGCTGACCGACGTGCTGCTCTCCGGCTCGGCGCGCCTGCCGGACAGCTCGGCCAGCGCGCGGCTGCAGCCCGACCCCGAGCTGTTCGCGGCCGCGCAGCGCGAGGCGGCCCGCGAGATCGCGCGCGACCCGCGCGCCCGGGGCCTGCTCTACGTGGGCCTGCGCTCCGCGCTCGCCGCCTCGCCGGTCCGGGCGGCCCTGCCCGCCGGCGATCCGGCCGCGCGCGCCGGCGATCCCTCCGCCCGCGTCTACCTGCTCGGCCCGCGCGGCACCGACGTCGAGGCGGCGCCGCACCCGCTCGTCACCGAGGTGTACGTGGACGGCGACCAGCGCTTCGCCGGGCACGAGTTCCTGCTGTTCCTCTCCGAGCGCTCCGCCTACGCGCTGCTCTCCGGTCCGGATGGCCGGACGTTCCACACCTCCGACATGCCGCTGGTGGATGCGCTGGTCTCGAAGCTGCAGACCGCGTACGACCTCCAGCCGATCTAG
- the argE gene encoding acetylornithine deacetylase, whose translation MDLVPLLRSLVALDTTSARTNLPALDLLEREAHAAGFATRRQRWTDAAGVEKGNLVCRRGPDVPGGLALVGHTDCVPFDPEWKEALSGELVDGRLVGRGSADTKAFLAAALTAARAAAPGRLPLTLVFTADEEIGCLGAKKLLAEGALHPAHAIVGEPTRLTPIRAHKGYCAVEVVVSGIEGHSAYPEVGASAIHHVGRLWPELEAIGADLTRETDQAFSPPYTTWNVGVIRGGKARNIIAGECRFTFEWRPLPGHDPKRALRLLEDACARLAAASGGKVAVKVIPLRTDAAAVTPPGAEIVRFLEAESGNPAATVPFGTELPELIGMGAEACVFGPGDIREAHRTGESVPLDQVERTVTILGNAIARFCA comes from the coding sequence ATGGATCTCGTCCCGCTGCTCCGGTCCCTGGTCGCGCTCGACACGACCTCCGCCCGCACGAACCTGCCGGCGCTCGACCTGCTCGAGCGCGAGGCGCACGCCGCCGGGTTCGCCACCCGCCGCCAGCGCTGGACCGACGCGGCCGGCGTCGAGAAGGGCAACCTCGTCTGCCGCCGCGGGCCCGACGTGCCGGGCGGGCTCGCGCTGGTGGGGCACACCGACTGCGTGCCGTTCGACCCCGAGTGGAAGGAGGCGCTCTCCGGCGAGCTCGTGGACGGGCGGCTCGTCGGCCGCGGCTCCGCCGACACGAAGGCGTTCCTCGCCGCCGCGCTCACCGCGGCGCGCGCCGCCGCGCCCGGCCGGCTGCCGCTCACGCTGGTGTTCACCGCCGACGAGGAGATCGGCTGCCTCGGCGCGAAGAAGCTGCTCGCCGAGGGCGCGCTCCACCCCGCCCACGCCATCGTGGGCGAGCCCACCCGGCTCACGCCCATCCGCGCGCACAAGGGCTACTGCGCGGTGGAGGTGGTGGTGAGCGGGATCGAGGGGCACAGCGCGTACCCCGAGGTCGGCGCCTCCGCCATCCACCACGTCGGCCGGCTCTGGCCGGAGCTCGAGGCCATCGGCGCGGACCTGACCCGCGAGACCGACCAGGCGTTCTCGCCGCCGTACACCACCTGGAACGTGGGCGTCATCCGCGGCGGCAAGGCCCGCAACATCATCGCCGGCGAGTGCCGCTTCACGTTCGAGTGGCGGCCGCTCCCCGGGCACGACCCGAAGCGCGCGCTGCGCCTGCTCGAGGACGCCTGCGCGCGGCTCGCGGCGGCGAGCGGCGGCAAGGTCGCGGTGAAGGTGATCCCGCTCCGCACCGACGCGGCCGCGGTGACGCCGCCCGGCGCGGAGATCGTCCGCTTCCTCGAGGCGGAGAGCGGCAATCCGGCGGCGACCGTTCCGTTCGGCACCGAGCTGCCCGAGCTCATCGGCATGGGCGCCGAGGCCTGCGTGTTCGGGCCCGGCGACATCCGCGAGGCGCACCGCACCGGCGAGTCCGTGCCGCTCGACCAGGTCGAGCGCACGGTGACCATCCTCGGGAACGCCATCGCGCGCTTCTGCGCGTGA
- the dapF gene encoding diaminopimelate epimerase, protein MRRVPLPFVKYHGLGNDFVVVDGPLMDAARARRICDRRRGVGADGVLTVLPPRTAGAAATMHIFNSDGSVAAMCGNGIRCVARHLADARGLDGDLVLDTDSGPKRCTIHRGPGGAVEAVSVEMGPARLEGEQEYRVGGEALRALRVSMGNPHAVLFDAPERARALAVGPELERLVPGGVNVGFARPGPSGIDLVVWERGAGLTDACGTGACAAAVASVSRGLARAGVPVEVRLPGGALAITVAPDLVGVTMRGPAERAFTGETDL, encoded by the coding sequence ATGCGCCGCGTGCCGCTGCCCTTCGTGAAGTATCACGGCCTCGGGAACGACTTCGTGGTGGTGGACGGGCCGCTCATGGACGCCGCGCGCGCCCGGCGGATCTGCGACCGCCGCCGCGGCGTGGGCGCCGACGGCGTGCTCACGGTCCTGCCGCCGCGCACCGCCGGCGCCGCCGCCACCATGCACATCTTCAACTCCGACGGCTCGGTGGCCGCGATGTGCGGGAACGGCATCCGCTGCGTGGCCCGGCACCTCGCCGACGCCCGCGGCCTCGACGGCGACCTCGTCCTCGACACCGACTCCGGCCCGAAGCGCTGCACCATCCACCGCGGCCCGGGCGGCGCGGTGGAGGCGGTCTCGGTGGAGATGGGCCCGGCGCGGCTCGAGGGCGAGCAGGAGTACCGCGTGGGCGGCGAGGCGCTCCGGGCGCTCCGCGTCTCGATGGGCAACCCGCACGCGGTGCTGTTCGACGCGCCGGAGCGGGCGCGCGCGCTCGCGGTCGGCCCCGAGCTCGAGCGGCTCGTGCCGGGCGGCGTCAACGTGGGCTTCGCCCGCCCCGGCCCGTCGGGCATCGACCTCGTGGTCTGGGAGCGCGGCGCCGGGCTCACCGACGCCTGCGGCACCGGGGCGTGCGCCGCGGCGGTGGCCTCGGTCTCGCGCGGCCTCGCCCGCGCCGGCGTGCCGGTGGAGGTCCGGCTGCCGGGCGGCGCGCTCGCCATCACCGTGGCCCCCGATCTCGTCGGCGTCACCATGCGCGGCCCGGCCGAGCGCGCCTTCACCGGCGAGACGGACCTCTAG
- a CDS encoding DUF4388 domain-containing protein codes for MATVRKILVADPDPATVRALAPVLRQRGYQVHAARDGSRALQAAILRFPDLILLDEDCPLLDARSFVRILRTNPRTERIPVVITGASSDPDRSRLGLYLRKPFNLDEVLARVEQVFRRAEASRAVSGDGREIEGNLAQIPLVDLLQILSVNKKSGTLTVEREGDRASIALAEGRVVDAAMGAVVGEKALFRLLTHREGQFAFLPGLPPAAQRIDRRVEELVLEGLRQADEVARLLPELPAPEDGVELAVHPSEIPAGLHPVTEEVLGLLQSGAARPFQELLDRCRATDLEAMRAVGALLEHGYARRREALAPEPRGQLLAPHELHALRARIARGRSSGPQTVGKVVVAGGGPLARRAALSRFQAVPGFRPEPEPPAGGFGTVGRVTLADGVRVDLAELPGDRALMPLWRPFAAGAVGALVLLPADGIDPLLEELVKVQRLPVVVCGPSEARVPEVLREAPGGFAFEGSDAAEGLRALLAGAGARGPLV; via the coding sequence ATGGCCACCGTCCGCAAGATCCTCGTCGCCGATCCCGACCCGGCCACCGTGCGCGCGCTGGCGCCGGTGCTCCGGCAGCGCGGCTACCAGGTGCACGCGGCCCGCGACGGCTCGCGCGCGCTCCAGGCGGCCATCCTCCGCTTCCCGGACCTCATCCTGCTCGACGAGGACTGCCCGCTGCTCGACGCGCGCAGCTTCGTCCGCATCCTGCGCACCAACCCGCGCACCGAGCGCATCCCGGTGGTGATCACCGGCGCCTCGTCCGACCCGGACCGCTCGCGGCTCGGGCTCTACCTGCGCAAGCCCTTCAACCTGGACGAGGTGCTGGCGCGGGTGGAGCAGGTGTTCCGCCGCGCCGAGGCCTCCCGGGCGGTCTCCGGCGACGGCCGCGAGATCGAGGGCAACCTGGCGCAGATCCCGCTCGTGGACCTGCTGCAGATCCTCTCGGTGAACAAGAAGTCCGGCACGCTCACGGTCGAGCGCGAGGGCGATCGCGCCTCCATCGCGCTCGCCGAGGGGAGGGTGGTGGACGCGGCCATGGGCGCGGTGGTCGGCGAGAAGGCGCTGTTCCGCCTGCTCACCCACCGGGAAGGCCAGTTCGCGTTCCTCCCGGGCCTGCCGCCCGCGGCCCAGCGGATCGACCGGCGCGTCGAGGAGCTGGTGCTCGAGGGTCTCCGCCAGGCCGACGAGGTGGCGCGGCTGCTCCCGGAGCTGCCCGCGCCCGAGGACGGCGTCGAGCTGGCGGTCCACCCCAGCGAGATCCCGGCCGGCCTGCACCCGGTCACCGAGGAGGTGCTGGGGCTGCTGCAGTCCGGCGCCGCGCGCCCGTTCCAGGAGCTGCTCGACCGCTGCCGCGCCACCGACCTCGAGGCGATGCGCGCGGTGGGCGCGCTGCTCGAGCACGGCTACGCGCGCCGGCGCGAGGCGCTCGCCCCGGAGCCGCGCGGCCAGCTCCTCGCGCCGCACGAGCTGCACGCGCTCCGCGCCCGCATCGCCCGCGGCCGCTCCTCGGGGCCGCAGACCGTCGGCAAGGTCGTCGTGGCCGGCGGCGGCCCGCTCGCGCGCCGCGCCGCGCTCTCGCGCTTCCAGGCGGTCCCGGGCTTCCGGCCCGAGCCGGAGCCGCCCGCCGGCGGCTTCGGGACGGTGGGGCGCGTCACGCTGGCCGACGGCGTGCGGGTGGACCTCGCCGAGCTGCCCGGCGATCGCGCGCTCATGCCGCTGTGGCGGCCGTTCGCGGCGGGCGCGGTGGGCGCGCTGGTGCTCCTGCCCGCCGACGGGATCGACCCGCTGCTCGAGGAGCTGGTGAAGGTGCAGCGGCTGCCGGTGGTGGTGTGCGGGCCCTCGGAGGCGCGCGTGCCGGAGGTGCTGCGCGAGGCGCCGGGCGGCTTCGCGTTCGAGGGCAGCGACGCGGCCGAGGGGCTGCGCGCGCTCCTCGCGGGCGCTGGCGCGCGCGGGCCGCTCGTGTAG
- a CDS encoding response regulator produces MKILVVEDDSNKSALIMRFLRTEFPTASVTAAQSYQSGLKAALGDTFDAIILDMSLPTYDISASNSGGRTRGYGGREFLEALKRRRRNTKVVVVTQFDTFGEGADAMNLTQLTEQLRAEYPDIYVGTAFYQASQTAWRDELQAYLKSVSGDLS; encoded by the coding sequence ATGAAGATCCTCGTCGTCGAAGATGATTCCAACAAGAGCGCGCTCATCATGCGCTTTCTGCGCACTGAGTTTCCGACCGCCTCCGTGACTGCTGCTCAGTCATACCAAAGCGGCCTCAAGGCAGCGCTCGGCGACACGTTTGACGCCATCATCTTGGACATGTCACTTCCCACGTACGACATTTCAGCATCGAACAGCGGCGGCCGCACGCGCGGATACGGAGGCCGTGAGTTCCTTGAGGCGCTAAAGCGCCGAAGGCGGAACACCAAAGTCGTCGTCGTCACCCAGTTCGACACCTTTGGTGAAGGCGCTGACGCGATGAACCTGACGCAGCTGACGGAGCAACTTCGCGCCGAGTACCCGGACATCTACGTCGGCACTGCGTTCTATCAAGCGTCCCAGACGGCTTGGCGCGACGAGCTTCAGGCCTATCTGAAGTCTGTCTCGGGAGACCTCTCGTGA
- a CDS encoding MutS-related protein, with product MAVERWRSAHGSRVRGWLTALGEMEALAALATRVYENPAEQFPEVVSTGTMLDAQELGHPLLPVERCVRNDVRLGGTAPQLILLSGSNMSGKSTLLRALGASAALALAGGTVRARRMVLSPVALCASLRVQDSVLDGASRFQAEVLRLCDVARFAAGPHAVLFLLDEILGGTNSDDRLRGAKGVLTALVNRGAIGVCTTHDLALTRIADELGARATNAHLVDALVGGKLAFDYRLRPGVVRRSNAIEWMRLVGLEV from the coding sequence ATGGCCGTCGAGCGCTGGCGGTCGGCGCACGGGTCCCGGGTGCGCGGCTGGTTGACCGCGCTCGGGGAGATGGAGGCGCTCGCCGCGCTCGCGACCCGCGTCTACGAGAACCCGGCGGAGCAGTTCCCCGAGGTGGTCTCTACCGGCACGATGCTCGACGCGCAGGAGCTGGGTCATCCGCTCCTCCCCGTCGAGCGGTGCGTGCGGAACGACGTGCGGCTCGGCGGAACGGCGCCGCAACTGATCCTGCTCTCGGGCTCGAACATGTCGGGGAAGTCGACGCTGCTCCGCGCCCTGGGCGCGAGCGCTGCGCTCGCGCTCGCAGGCGGCACGGTGCGGGCGCGCCGGATGGTGCTCTCCCCGGTGGCTCTCTGCGCGTCGCTCCGGGTCCAGGATTCGGTCCTCGACGGCGCGTCCCGCTTCCAGGCGGAAGTGCTCAGACTCTGCGACGTGGCGCGCTTCGCAGCGGGCCCGCACGCGGTGCTCTTCCTGCTCGACGAGATCCTGGGCGGCACGAACTCCGACGATCGCCTTCGGGGCGCGAAGGGCGTCCTGACCGCTCTCGTCAATCGCGGCGCGATCGGGGTCTGCACCACGCACGACCTCGCGCTGACGCGCATCGCCGACGAACTCGGCGCCAGGGCAACGAACGCACACCTCGTGGACGCACTCGTGGGCGGAAAGCTCGCGTTCGACTACCGCCTCCGGCCCGGCGTCGTGCGGCGCTCGAACGCCATCGAGTGGATGCGGCTCGTGGGGCTCGAGGTGTAG
- a CDS encoding formimidoylglutamate deiminase yields the protein MTTAQAFQPELLLAGGSLHEGAALSVKDGVVAAVGPPLPGFERVPLPGRILVPGFVSAHGHSFQRALRGRTEARGGQAGRSDFWSWRSAMYAAARRLDPDRLEAVARFAFFELARAGVTCAGEFHYLHLDPDGRPYADPCELELRVVRAARAVGLRIVLLRAAYARAGAGTEPDPAQRRFVEPSPEVFLERLEHLARQFRNDDGVRVGIAPHSVRACPPEWLSALAGAARARDLPLHVHAAEQPAEVAACRAEHGRSPVQLLADAGALEARTTLVHAIHLDDADVAAIGRAGATVCACPLTERNLGDGVVPADRLVAAGARLALGVDAHAEADPLGEARALELQLRLVRGERAVLDGPPGALAARLFDAATAGGMASLGLEGGRLAVGEPADFVLLDVDDPSIAGGERDALLPSLVFGAQPGAVRSTFVAGQPVVEDGWAPPGRPTGADLLADFRAAMRALWGGA from the coding sequence GTGACCACCGCGCAGGCGTTCCAGCCCGAGCTCCTCCTCGCCGGCGGCTCCCTCCACGAGGGGGCCGCGCTCTCGGTCAAGGACGGCGTCGTCGCCGCCGTGGGGCCGCCGCTGCCCGGGTTCGAGCGCGTCCCGCTCCCCGGCCGGATCCTCGTCCCCGGCTTCGTCTCCGCCCACGGCCACTCCTTCCAGCGCGCGCTGCGCGGGCGCACCGAGGCGCGCGGGGGCCAGGCCGGCCGGAGCGACTTCTGGAGCTGGCGCTCGGCGATGTACGCGGCCGCGCGCCGCCTCGACCCCGACCGGCTCGAGGCGGTGGCCCGCTTCGCGTTCTTCGAGCTGGCCCGGGCCGGCGTCACCTGCGCCGGCGAGTTCCACTACCTCCACCTCGACCCCGACGGCCGGCCCTACGCCGATCCCTGCGAGCTCGAGCTGCGGGTGGTCCGCGCCGCCCGCGCGGTGGGGCTGCGCATCGTGCTCCTCCGCGCCGCGTACGCGCGCGCCGGCGCGGGGACCGAGCCGGATCCCGCCCAGCGCCGGTTCGTGGAGCCGTCGCCGGAGGTGTTCCTGGAGCGGCTCGAGCACCTGGCCCGCCAGTTCCGCAACGACGACGGCGTCCGGGTGGGCATCGCGCCGCACAGCGTCCGGGCCTGCCCGCCCGAGTGGCTCTCGGCGCTCGCCGGCGCGGCGCGCGCGCGCGACCTGCCGCTGCACGTGCACGCCGCCGAGCAGCCGGCGGAGGTGGCGGCCTGCCGGGCCGAGCACGGCCGGAGCCCGGTGCAGCTCCTCGCCGACGCCGGCGCGCTCGAGGCCCGGACCACGCTCGTGCACGCCATCCACCTCGACGACGCCGACGTCGCAGCGATCGGCCGCGCCGGCGCGACCGTCTGCGCCTGCCCGCTCACCGAGCGCAACCTGGGCGACGGGGTGGTCCCGGCCGACCGGCTGGTGGCGGCGGGGGCGCGCCTGGCGCTCGGGGTGGACGCGCACGCGGAGGCGGACCCGCTCGGCGAGGCCCGGGCGCTGGAGCTGCAGCTCCGGCTGGTGCGCGGCGAGCGGGCGGTGCTGGACGGGCCGCCGGGCGCGCTCGCGGCGCGGCTCTTCGACGCCGCCACGGCCGGCGGGATGGCGTCGCTCGGGCTCGAGGGCGGGCGGCTCGCGGTGGGGGAGCCGGCCGACTTCGTGCTCCTCGACGTGGACGACCCGTCCATCGCCGGGGGCGAGCGGGACGCGCTGCTGCCCTCGCTCGTGTTCGGCGCGCAGCCGGGCGCGGTGCGGAGCACGTTCGTGGCAGGGCAGCCGGTGGTCGAGGACGGGTGGGCGCCGCCAGGGCGGCCCACCGGCGCGGACCTGCTGGCGGACTTCCGGGCGGCCATGCGCGCCCTGTGGGGCGGCGCGTAG